In Nicotiana tabacum cultivar K326 chromosome 10, ASM71507v2, whole genome shotgun sequence, the DNA window TATTAtagtttattttagatattcaccAATAAGTGctacttaataaaataaactacaATTATTGCTTAGATTGATCAGAAGGAGTAAATATTTTTGACACCGCTAATGCTTAAAACTTAAGATATTATGTTATGGacgtttatttctttttcttgtttgtgATGATAGCCAGATCAAAATTTGTGGAcctcttcctttttatttttgaaatttattattttttgtcttaaatgattaatttgttGTTTAGAAAGCAAATTTTGTTGttagtataaatattttataaaataattaaatttaaaagcCTCTCAATATAATTTCGCCTTACTCCACGAAATCCGTTGTGAGCGAGGTCGTAGGTTCAAATTTTCCATTTATTTGCTATTCTAAAATTGCAATTTGTTAAAACAAATTAGTGATCCGGAGTTGTTTACATGTTTCTCAatatatataattcttttaatttgtttgaaCAACTTCTTGCTAGTCAAAATGAATGAGAGAATTTATTCTCCAATTGAGGAAGAAAGTTAATTAAAGTTAAAGAAAACTTCTCATAACATAGTAAGTATTGCCAAATAAAAAAGATGATGACACAAAATTATGATCAATTTGTAACACCAAATTATGGAACACAAAATTTTCTAAGAAGCTACCACATGATCATCTTCTTGGaaaaagttttcttttctttttccatggGAGTACACATTCAGGAGAAGCCACTATTccaatttattcttttcttttcttttttcttattgcAAAATGAATGACGAAAGGGGCAAAAGCTATTCTCTCTTAAAGTTTAATTTTGCTCAATCATCGAGTAACAAGAGATCAACAAGCTCCATCTCCTCAACGAGCTCTTTGCAGCCAGGTACAGGCTTGTCCTTTTGGAAGAAAAGTGGGTTAGTAAATCGAACAGCATTGTGCATTCCAACATTTTTACTGCACACAACTCTGCCTTTAACCAACTCAGAAACTATTTCCTTGCAATCCTCTCTTGGGCTATTCACCACTGTTACTTCGCAAATGTCATTCTCATGATCACCTTCTACTGTTAGTGTGTATTTGCCAATCATGTCGGTTTTGCCTTCTGTTGAGTATGTTTCATTGTGTGTCTCGATGTCTCTGCATGTCAATCGCACCGTCGCACCTGCACCATTAATACATTCTTTTACTGCTCAAAAATTTTAATAAGggaatttcaaaaaatatatgaaCGTCACATTTAGGTTTCAAAATTACGATCTAAAGCAATTTGTAATCATCTTCCGCTACACTAAAAGCATTCTAATTACACGATATAAATTTTCAACTAAGGGGCTCAATTGAACCTCTCTCATTAGGGGCGGTTTCATAGCCACGCAAACCCATGATCTCATTGTTAAACTAGATATTTTATGTACGTATTTTCTATAATTAGTCTAATATTATCTATTGGCACCCATACTTCAAAAACATTAAATAGTGCACTTG includes these proteins:
- the LOC107786839 gene encoding anther-specific protein LAT52 — its product is MAKAIVLLSALCVLAIANFAVAEPEVFDVEGRVFCDTCRLGFATSLSEAIQGATVRLTCRDIETHNETYSTEGKTDMIGKYTLTVEGDHENDICEVTVVNSPREDCKEIVSELVKGRVVCSKNVGMHNAVRFTNPLFFQKDKPVPGCKELVEEMELVDLLLLDD